A portion of the Diprion similis isolate iyDipSimi1 chromosome 4, iyDipSimi1.1, whole genome shotgun sequence genome contains these proteins:
- the LOC124405963 gene encoding probable elongation factor 1-delta isoform X3: MATTPLAQEKVWFEKPMYDKAECLHFERLAKGGPQLSCPIVPARGSLANEVAKARQHIKQSLQCVDSIATFATTSGSSPEYGSRIVVLEKENQELKNIVAELKSIVGRLDERVKILEDRPPGIDPMRIAICPAKPPSPTPPKPTAKDDDDDDVDLFGSESEGEDEEAAKVREERLAAYAAKKSKKPALIAKSNIILDVKPWDDETDMKAMETEVRKIETEGLLWGAAKLVPLAYGIHKLQISSVVEDEKVSVDWLTEQIEAIEDYVQSVDIAAFNKI; this comes from the exons atggcaACAACCCCTCTAGCCCAGGAGAAAGTGTGGTTCGAGAAGCCGATGTACGATAAAGCCGAGTGCCTTCATTTTGAACGGCTGGCTAAG GGAGGGCCACAATTATCTTGTCCAATCGTACCTGCGCGCGGAAGTTTGGCCAACGAAGTAGCGAAGGCTCGTCAACATATTAAACAATCTTTGCAGTGT GTAGATAGCATTGCCACTTTTGCAACAACAAGCGGTTCTAGCCCAGAATATGGGTCGCGCATTGTTGTCTTGGAAAAAGAGAACCAGGAATTGAAAAACA TCGTTGCTGAACTTAAGAGCATCGTTGGACGACTAGATGAGCGCGTCAAAATTCTGGAGGACCGACCACCAGGCATTGATCCAATGAGGATTGCAATTTGCCCAGCCAAACCGCCATCGCCGACGCCGCCAAAACCAACTGCTaaggatgatgatgacgacgatGTCGATCTGTTTGGCTCAGAATCAGAG GGTGAAGATGAGGAAGCTGCCAAAGTAAGAGAAGAACGTCTCGCTGCTTACGCTGCTAAGAAATCAAAAA AACCCGCACTGATTGCAAAATCAAATATCATCTTAGATGTCAAACCATGGGATGACGAAACTGACATGAAAGCCATGGAAACTGAagtcagaaaaattgaaacagagGGCCTTCTCTGGGGTGCCG CCAAACTTGTCCCACTGGCGTACGGTATCCACAAGCTGCAAATATCTTCTGTAGTCGAGGATGAGAAGGTCTCAGTTGACTGGCTGACAGAGCAGATTGAGGCTATCGAAGATTATGTTCAAAGTGTCGATATAGCtgctttcaacaaaatttaa
- the LOC124405963 gene encoding probable elongation factor 1-delta isoform X2, producing MATTPLAQEKVWFEKPMYDKAECLHFERLAKPTQYNELLTNNGTGIRTNCNNTLVENAQNQINPNLQSNTVSKKSKKNKSPVKGMENTTNLDKIESVEDAVSKAEDLTKFKPKEAKEKKNKADKKHANKKEQEKGTRDHKKPDSPTLMNKGGPQLSCPIVPARGSLANEVAKARQHIKQSLQCVDSIATFATTSGSSPEYGSRIVVLEKENQELKNIVAELKSIVGRLDERVKILEDRPPGIDPMRIAICPAKPPSPTPPKPTAKDDDDDDVDLFGSESEGEDEEAAKVREERLAAYAAKKSKKPALIAKSNIILDVKPWDDETDMKAMETEVRKIETEGLLWGAAKLVPLAYGIHKLQISSVVEDEKVSVDWLTEQIEAIEDYVQSVDIAAFNKI from the exons atggcaACAACCCCTCTAGCCCAGGAGAAAGTGTGGTTCGAGAAGCCGATGTACGATAAAGCCGAGTGCCTTCATTTTGAACGGCTGGCTAAG CCTACGCAATATAATGAACTACTAACCAACAACGGTACTGGAATTCGGACGAACTGCAATAATACACTGGTTGAAAATGCccaaaatcaaattaatcCAAATCTACAATCAAACACGgtatcgaaaaaatctaaaaagaaCAAATCGCCTGTCAAAGGGATGGAGAATACAACGAATCTCGATAAAATAGAATCTGTAGAAGATGCTGTTTCAAAGGCAGAGGACTTGACCAAATTCAAGCCGAAGgaggcgaaagaaaaaaaaaataaagctgATAAAAAACAtgcaaacaaaaaagaacaagaaaaaggtACTCGAGATCATAAAAAACCAGATAGTCCAACATTGATGAACAAG GGAGGGCCACAATTATCTTGTCCAATCGTACCTGCGCGCGGAAGTTTGGCCAACGAAGTAGCGAAGGCTCGTCAACATATTAAACAATCTTTGCAGTGT GTAGATAGCATTGCCACTTTTGCAACAACAAGCGGTTCTAGCCCAGAATATGGGTCGCGCATTGTTGTCTTGGAAAAAGAGAACCAGGAATTGAAAAACA TCGTTGCTGAACTTAAGAGCATCGTTGGACGACTAGATGAGCGCGTCAAAATTCTGGAGGACCGACCACCAGGCATTGATCCAATGAGGATTGCAATTTGCCCAGCCAAACCGCCATCGCCGACGCCGCCAAAACCAACTGCTaaggatgatgatgacgacgatGTCGATCTGTTTGGCTCAGAATCAGAG GGTGAAGATGAGGAAGCTGCCAAAGTAAGAGAAGAACGTCTCGCTGCTTACGCTGCTAAGAAATCAAAAA AACCCGCACTGATTGCAAAATCAAATATCATCTTAGATGTCAAACCATGGGATGACGAAACTGACATGAAAGCCATGGAAACTGAagtcagaaaaattgaaacagagGGCCTTCTCTGGGGTGCCG CCAAACTTGTCCCACTGGCGTACGGTATCCACAAGCTGCAAATATCTTCTGTAGTCGAGGATGAGAAGGTCTCAGTTGACTGGCTGACAGAGCAGATTGAGGCTATCGAAGATTATGTTCAAAGTGTCGATATAGCtgctttcaacaaaatttaa
- the LOC124405964 gene encoding splicing factor 3B subunit 6, protein MTMAMLQRRANVRLPPEVNRVLYIRNLPYKITAEEMYDIFGKYGAIRQIRVGNTAETRGTAFVVYEDIFDAKNACDHLSGFNVCNRYLVVLYYQSNKAFKRVDVDKKMEEIDKLKTKYNLNEEKKP, encoded by the exons ATGACGATGGCAATGTTACAACGACGAGCCAAC gTTCGGCTGCCCCCAGAGGTCAACAGAGTTTTATATATAAGAAACCTGCCGTACAAAATCACCGCTGAAGAAATGTATGACATTTTTGGTAAATACGGAGCAATACGACAGATCAGAGT AGGCAATACGGCAGAGACGAGAGGAACAGCATTTGTGGTTTATGAAGATATCTTTGATGCGAAAAATGCCTGCGATCACCTGAGTGGTTTCAATGTCTGTAATCGTTACCTAGTGGTACTGTATTACCAGAGTAACAAGGCGTTCAAACGAGTCGACGTAGATAAGAAGATGGaggaaattgataaattgaaaacaaaatataatctcaatgaagaaaagaaaccaTAA
- the LOC124405963 gene encoding protein artemis-like isoform X1 translates to MSTFLGQISEIPGISVDRFNGANLESSAFFLSHCHSDHMKGLDSSFFRHLIESDKYLYCSPISKAFLMGIIFGLPEDRIREIELSIPKIIRYTVLEGEASVVTSLTVSTSPTGHCPGSVMFIFTKDEKSILYSGDFRINPKDLPKLNPLNHKIDGKNQAKKFNTIYLDTTFLSLDFLSFPSRLESCEVICDAVRKWLDSNSKNVVIIECSALYGSEHLFMEMFRLLNLKIHVKDKIYSNYMRISELAKCITLDGRDSRIHACTFKWFGQKNLTCRSDVNYENILTIVPSVLRWKGKNTSCVSEYDTRNTQRLYVCYSAHSSYEELRAFVDYFKPDKIVPCVCPSESTTEFHQLLSELMSYQMKLDVSDQVSESFNLEPPFKRVFKKPFVSKYFADDDNENDEL, encoded by the coding sequence ATGTCAACTTTTCTTGGTCAGATATCTGAGATCCCGGGGATTTCTGTGGACCGTTTCAACGGGGCAAACTTAGAATCatcagcattttttttaagCCATTGTCACAGCGATCACATGAAGGGTTTGGACAGCAGTTTCTTCAGACATTTGATCGAATCCGATAAATACCTTTATTGTAGTCCAATAAGCAAGGCGTTTTTGATGGGCATAATTTTTGGTTTGCCAGAAGACAGAATACGAGAAATAGAACTTTCGATACCGAAAATAATCCGATACACTGTACTAGAAGGCGAAGCAAGTGTAGTAACTTCGCTGACTGTATCAACTTCGCCAACTGGACATTGTCCAGGTTCGGTGATGTTCATTTTCACCAAAGACGAAAAGTCAATATTGTACAGCGGAGATTTTAGAATAAATCCGAAAGACTTGCCGAAGTTGAATCCGTTGAATCATAAAATTGATGGTAAAAATCaggcgaaaaaattcaacacaaTTTATTTGGACACAACTTTTCTTAGTTTAGATTTCCTTAGTTTTCCATCCAGGCTAGAAAGTTGCGAGGTAATTTGTGATGCAGTTAGAAAATGGCTTGActcaaattcgaaaaatgtgGTGATTATCGAGTGCTCAGCTTTATATGGTTCAGAGCATCTCTTCATGGAAATGTTCAGacttttgaatttaaaaatccacGTTAAAGACAAGATTTACTCTAATTATATGAGAATTTCCGAGCTTGCCAAATGCATTACCCTAGATGGAAGAGATTCGAGAATTCATGCCTGCACTTTCAAATGGTTCGGTCAAAAGAATCTTACTTGTAGATCGGATGtcaattatgaaaatatactCACTATTGTGCCTTCGGTGTTGAGATGGAAGGGCAAAAATACTTCCTGCGTTAGCGAATACGATACAAGAAATACACAACGATTATATGTTTGCTATTCAGCTCACTCTTCTTACGAGGAGCTCAGAGCTTTTGTCGATTATTTTAAACCAGATAAAATAGTTCCTTGCGTCTGTCCGAGCGAATCAACGACCGAATTTCATCAATTGCTGAGTGAGCTCATGTCGTATCAAATGAAACTCGATGTCTCTGATCAAGTTTCTGAATCTTTCAATCTTGAGCCACCCTTTAAAAGAGTTTTTAAGAAACCGTTTGTCTCCAAGTACTTCGCCGATGATGACAATGAAAACGATGAATTATGA
- the LOC124405963 gene encoding elongation factor 1-beta'-like isoform X4 → MATTPLAQEKVWFEKPMYDKAECLHFERLAKVDSIATFATTSGSSPEYGSRIVVLEKENQELKNIVAELKSIVGRLDERVKILEDRPPGIDPMRIAICPAKPPSPTPPKPTAKDDDDDDVDLFGSESEGEDEEAAKVREERLAAYAAKKSKKPALIAKSNIILDVKPWDDETDMKAMETEVRKIETEGLLWGAAKLVPLAYGIHKLQISSVVEDEKVSVDWLTEQIEAIEDYVQSVDIAAFNKI, encoded by the exons atggcaACAACCCCTCTAGCCCAGGAGAAAGTGTGGTTCGAGAAGCCGATGTACGATAAAGCCGAGTGCCTTCATTTTGAACGGCTGGCTAAG GTAGATAGCATTGCCACTTTTGCAACAACAAGCGGTTCTAGCCCAGAATATGGGTCGCGCATTGTTGTCTTGGAAAAAGAGAACCAGGAATTGAAAAACA TCGTTGCTGAACTTAAGAGCATCGTTGGACGACTAGATGAGCGCGTCAAAATTCTGGAGGACCGACCACCAGGCATTGATCCAATGAGGATTGCAATTTGCCCAGCCAAACCGCCATCGCCGACGCCGCCAAAACCAACTGCTaaggatgatgatgacgacgatGTCGATCTGTTTGGCTCAGAATCAGAG GGTGAAGATGAGGAAGCTGCCAAAGTAAGAGAAGAACGTCTCGCTGCTTACGCTGCTAAGAAATCAAAAA AACCCGCACTGATTGCAAAATCAAATATCATCTTAGATGTCAAACCATGGGATGACGAAACTGACATGAAAGCCATGGAAACTGAagtcagaaaaattgaaacagagGGCCTTCTCTGGGGTGCCG CCAAACTTGTCCCACTGGCGTACGGTATCCACAAGCTGCAAATATCTTCTGTAGTCGAGGATGAGAAGGTCTCAGTTGACTGGCTGACAGAGCAGATTGAGGCTATCGAAGATTATGTTCAAAGTGTCGATATAGCtgctttcaacaaaatttaa